In Flavobacteriales bacterium, the following proteins share a genomic window:
- a CDS encoding ketoacyl-ACP synthase III, which translates to MSSNFAYIKSIAWITPEKEYSNTDFFKDFPEAASNANLLKVGVEKRFVVDKNTTASDLAYEAGIKLFQDFNIHPESIDFLIFCSLEFDYITPATSCVLQDRLGLRESVGTFDCNHGCSGYTYALSMAKGLIESGQVKNVLILTTSTLTKNLHPKDKSLRFVFGDAAAATLVDSRTDNWGIGAFEFGSRGKDIDKLIIKDGLGRNPIDEESSKEIIDEYGNIHSRETLYMDGIGVFLFSMNVVPKMVNSLLEKNKISLEQVDHFVFHQANAFLNESLRKKLNIPEEKFMIYMAEVGNTVASTIPIALCEGIRSGRFAPGDKILLAGFGTGLSWSGTIVQL; encoded by the coding sequence GTGAGTTCAAATTTTGCATATATCAAATCAATTGCATGGATTACTCCTGAGAAGGAATATTCCAATACCGATTTTTTTAAGGATTTTCCGGAAGCCGCTTCCAATGCAAATTTGTTAAAAGTTGGAGTTGAGAAACGATTTGTTGTGGATAAAAACACCACCGCTTCAGATCTTGCATATGAAGCAGGAATAAAATTATTTCAGGACTTCAATATCCATCCTGAATCCATCGATTTTCTGATTTTTTGTTCACTTGAGTTCGATTATATTACACCTGCCACTTCGTGTGTATTGCAAGATCGCCTGGGATTGCGGGAAAGCGTTGGAACTTTCGATTGCAATCACGGGTGTAGTGGCTATACCTATGCATTGTCCATGGCAAAGGGCTTGATTGAATCGGGTCAGGTAAAAAATGTGTTGATTTTAACCACATCTACACTTACAAAAAATCTTCATCCAAAGGATAAGTCACTGCGATTTGTATTTGGAGATGCAGCTGCGGCCACATTGGTTGATTCACGAACTGACAATTGGGGGATTGGTGCATTTGAATTCGGATCGCGGGGAAAGGATATCGATAAATTAATCATCAAGGATGGTTTGGGTAGAAATCCGATTGATGAAGAATCGTCCAAAGAAATAATCGACGAATACGGAAATATTCATTCGCGCGAAACACTCTACATGGATGGTATTGGTGTATTTCTGTTTAGCATGAATGTGGTTCCGAAAATGGTAAATTCCTTATTGGAAAAAAATAAAATTTCTTTAGAGCAGGTCGATCATTTTGTTTTTCATCAGGCAAACGCATTTCTTAACGAGTCGCTTCGGAAAAAGCTGAATATCCCAGAAGAAAAATTTATGATTTATATGGCCGAAGTAGGTAATACGGTAGCCTCAACGATTCCTATTGCACTTTGTGAGGGAATCCGGTCAGGAAGGTTCGCACCGGGTGATAAGATTTTACTGGCTGGATTTGGAACGGGACTGTCTTGGTCTGGGACCATCGTTCAACTTTAA
- a CDS encoding ketoacyl-ACP synthase III: MGIFKTNQVSIKGIASAVPEFVFDNASYDWIPEQDRKMLIQTTGISHRRIAKKGTTTSDLCLPAAEKLIQALQWEQDSIGLIVFVSQSRDYVLPSTAILLQDKLGLKKSAMAFDVPLGCSGYVYGLSIVSSLMQSGVTKRALLAVGDISTMSLNYRDKSTYPLFGDAGTVTALEYDEEGEMLFNLGSDGAGFKAIMIPDGAARHPYSLDSEQEKEVEGGIFRKGTELILDGLEVFSFSVREVPKNVNELLDFAQRSVSNIDYFVMHQANKLMNETIRKKLKFDSGQVPYSLDEFGNTSSASIPLTITERLGDRLKQDKAQLLLSGFGVGLSWGSVLLSVRQLVLPDLIIYK, encoded by the coding sequence ATGGGCATTTTCAAGACAAATCAGGTTTCAATAAAAGGAATAGCCTCTGCGGTTCCTGAATTTGTTTTTGATAATGCATCGTATGATTGGATCCCGGAACAGGATCGTAAAATGCTCATTCAAACTACAGGAATTTCCCACCGGAGAATTGCAAAAAAAGGGACAACAACTTCGGATCTATGCCTCCCAGCAGCAGAAAAACTGATTCAAGCTTTGCAGTGGGAACAGGATAGCATTGGTTTAATTGTTTTTGTTTCTCAGTCGCGCGATTATGTTTTGCCTTCAACAGCCATTCTGTTGCAAGATAAATTAGGATTAAAAAAGTCCGCCATGGCTTTTGATGTGCCGCTGGGTTGTTCCGGTTATGTATACGGATTAAGTATCGTTTCATCTTTGATGCAATCTGGCGTAACCAAGAGAGCATTGCTCGCGGTGGGTGACATTTCAACCATGTCTTTAAATTACCGCGATAAAAGCACCTATCCCTTATTCGGTGATGCCGGAACTGTAACCGCTTTAGAGTATGATGAGGAAGGAGAAATGCTATTTAATCTCGGTTCAGATGGTGCAGGATTTAAAGCAATAATGATACCCGATGGAGCTGCTCGTCATCCCTATTCTCTGGATTCAGAACAAGAAAAAGAAGTTGAAGGAGGCATATTCAGAAAAGGGACAGAATTAATTTTGGATGGATTGGAAGTCTTTAGTTTTTCAGTGCGTGAAGTACCCAAAAATGTAAATGAATTATTGGATTTCGCACAACGATCTGTAAGCAATATCGATTATTTCGTGATGCATCAGGCGAATAAATTAATGAATGAAACCATTCGTAAAAAATTAAAATTCGATTCCGGTCAGGTCCCCTATTCGCTGGATGAATTTGGAAATACCAGTTCAGCATCTATTCCTTTAACCATTACAGAACGTTTAGGTGACAGATTAAAACAAGATAAGGCTCAACTTTTATTATCCGGTTTTGGAGTTGGCTTATCCTGGGGTTCTGTATTGCTATCTGTTCGTCAACTTGTACTACCCGATTTAATAATTTATAAATGA
- a CDS encoding sulfotransferase, with the protein MVKQVPYIEPNQWYHRVINRAFYWYLLLINKKKVEAQEPVSSPVFVTGFFRSGTSLVTHLLQECGMNVGPENDLLKSKGSRADLNRDGFFENYLFMDASLYAFNKLNAWGHLPPSSEEVMKVDLTESEEKLFQEFSLCGVHDDRISNRNKIHVLKHYGIGNLNRYLLNEFGDRPLVKNPHFSVLWPWLIGKWPKAKFIVCFRNPTAAIASASKITPQLTDKVYLRYYESILKMDSSSTVFISYDHLMQHPELTIHRLINILDLKVDHPDRILSLIKKSEYRFKEGEIENGELKELYLQLLSKASNIP; encoded by the coding sequence ATGGTAAAACAAGTTCCATATATTGAGCCCAATCAATGGTATCACCGCGTGATAAATCGTGCTTTCTATTGGTATTTGTTGCTTATAAATAAGAAAAAGGTCGAAGCGCAAGAACCCGTTTCAAGTCCTGTTTTTGTAACCGGATTTTTTCGTTCAGGTACTAGTTTGGTTACTCATCTTTTGCAGGAATGTGGAATGAATGTGGGACCGGAAAATGATTTATTAAAATCAAAAGGGAGCAGAGCGGATTTGAATCGGGATGGTTTTTTTGAGAACTATTTGTTCATGGATGCATCCTTGTATGCGTTTAATAAATTAAATGCATGGGGACATTTACCTCCTTCCTCCGAAGAGGTAATGAAAGTGGATTTGACCGAAAGTGAAGAAAAACTTTTTCAGGAATTTTCATTGTGCGGAGTACATGATGACCGCATTTCGAATAGGAATAAAATTCATGTTTTAAAGCATTATGGAATTGGCAATTTAAACCGGTATCTACTTAATGAATTTGGTGATCGTCCACTGGTTAAAAATCCACATTTTTCAGTATTGTGGCCCTGGTTAATCGGAAAATGGCCAAAAGCGAAATTTATCGTTTGCTTTCGAAATCCAACAGCAGCAATTGCTTCTGCTTCTAAAATAACACCTCAATTAACGGATAAGGTCTACCTCCGCTATTATGAATCAATTTTGAAGATGGACAGTTCATCAACTGTTTTTATTTCTTATGATCACTTAATGCAGCATCCGGAGCTGACTATCCACCGGTTAATTAATATTCTTGATTTAAAAGTGGATCATCCGGATCGGATTCTTTCTCTGATAAAAAAATCGGAATACCGCTTTAAAGAAGGCGAAATTGAAAACGGGGAATTAAAGGAACTTTATCTGCAATTACTTTCAAAAGCATCGAATATTCCATGA
- a CDS encoding GNAT family N-acetyltransferase, which translates to MIIFEGYGIQLKRLEITDIELIRYWRNSQHIRRFMEFREEISPEMQKQWFQKINQTLDYYFLITVNGKYIGLINGSDTDWENGITGNGGIFVWEEEYWSTSIPFAAAILLTEFSFNLGISVSRAKILRNNFRSIQFNLALGYKKLAGQDEVENQKYELNSHDFFEATRDARRILSKEYGTQLTFYAIPQLDESEKFLVQQYLEMKGKMISTIELKHGK; encoded by the coding sequence ATGATAATATTTGAAGGATACGGCATTCAGTTAAAGCGACTCGAAATAACGGATATCGAATTGATCCGCTATTGGAGAAATTCGCAACATATCCGGAGATTTATGGAGTTTCGGGAAGAAATCTCTCCGGAAATGCAAAAACAATGGTTTCAAAAAATCAATCAAACCCTGGATTATTATTTTCTCATTACGGTTAATGGAAAATACATCGGATTAATAAACGGCTCAGATACCGACTGGGAAAATGGCATTACCGGTAACGGAGGCATATTTGTTTGGGAAGAAGAATACTGGTCCACCTCCATACCCTTTGCTGCTGCAATTCTGCTAACAGAGTTTTCATTCAATCTGGGAATATCCGTTTCGCGGGCAAAAATCCTTCGGAATAATTTTAGATCCATTCAATTTAATTTGGCTTTGGGTTATAAAAAATTGGCTGGTCAGGATGAAGTGGAAAATCAGAAATACGAATTGAATAGTCACGATTTCTTTGAAGCAACACGTGATGCACGCAGAATATTATCGAAGGAATATGGAACACAACTAACCTTTTATGCTATTCCGCAATTAGATGAATCCGAAAAATTTCTTGTGCAGCAATACCTGGAAATGAAAGGGAAAATGATTTCCACTATTGAATTAAAACACGGAAAATAA
- a CDS encoding SDR family oxidoreductase yields MMNSPFQLNGKKILVTGASSGIGRSVAVFLSEMGAELILTARREQQLKESISLLKGGIHSYVVADLLKEEDRNQLINSLSAVDGVVFSAGKIEPFPVKFLSKEKLDSVMDLNFSSTVLLAASLLRSKKINDHASMVFISSFGAHHTYKGGAAYAASKLGVEAFAQVIAQEHGASGIRCNCVAPAMVKTEVYEETERQISAEKLNDHIQKYPLGVGYPEDVAHAISFLLSPASRWITGQTLFLDGGLSLGL; encoded by the coding sequence ATGATGAATTCACCCTTTCAGTTAAATGGTAAAAAGATTTTAGTCACCGGTGCTTCTTCCGGCATTGGCAGATCGGTTGCTGTTTTTTTATCGGAAATGGGTGCAGAATTGATATTGACTGCTCGAAGGGAACAGCAATTGAAAGAAAGTATAAGCCTTTTAAAAGGCGGAATTCATTCATATGTTGTAGCAGATTTATTAAAAGAGGAGGACAGGAATCAATTGATTAATTCACTTTCAGCCGTAGATGGTGTGGTGTTTTCTGCAGGTAAAATAGAACCCTTTCCGGTAAAATTTCTTTCCAAAGAAAAATTAGACTCAGTAATGGATCTAAATTTTTCTTCTACGGTTTTACTTGCTGCATCTTTATTGCGCTCAAAAAAAATAAATGATCATGCTTCAATGGTTTTTATTTCTTCTTTTGGTGCACATCATACCTATAAAGGAGGGGCTGCTTATGCCGCATCGAAATTGGGAGTTGAAGCATTTGCACAGGTAATTGCACAAGAACACGGAGCTTCCGGCATTCGTTGTAATTGCGTAGCCCCGGCAATGGTAAAAACAGAGGTTTATGAGGAGACAGAGCGTCAAATCTCTGCCGAAAAACTAAATGATCATATTCAAAAATACCCCTTAGGTGTGGGTTATCCCGAAGATGTAGCGCATGCTATCTCCTTTTTACTTTCCCCCGCTTCAAGATGGATTACAGGTCAAACGCTTTTTCTTGATGGAGGTTTATCATTAGGCTTATGA
- a CDS encoding sulfotransferase family 2 domain-containing protein yields MYYFLHIHKTGGSTFQGILNRNFHKQEILDIPRIKSTHIYRDINPELLKGLKMVKGHFLFGIHQLHPGIDAKYITMLREPEIRLVSLYHHLLRVPGLPLHDEIKNRHLSLADFLNEGLMDIADNGMTRFIAGENPSFGMCNEALFEKAKANLDSFFFVGINEKYEESVVLLGKKMNIRFPYYAKANVNKKRSPLSELDHETRLLVDRYSIWDRKLYDYALERFTKELSMYPGDLNGDILKLRKGNVWAERFRKLKGIIRRS; encoded by the coding sequence ATGTATTATTTTCTACATATTCATAAAACCGGTGGATCAACCTTTCAGGGAATTCTAAACAGAAACTTTCATAAACAGGAAATTCTTGATATTCCGAGAATAAAATCCACTCATATTTACAGAGATATTAATCCTGAATTATTGAAAGGATTAAAAATGGTAAAGGGACATTTTTTATTCGGAATTCATCAGCTTCATCCAGGGATTGACGCCAAATATATCACCATGCTTCGCGAGCCGGAAATTCGACTCGTTTCACTCTATCACCATTTATTACGGGTGCCGGGTTTGCCATTGCATGATGAAATCAAAAACCGGCATTTATCACTGGCCGATTTTTTAAACGAAGGATTAATGGATATAGCTGATAATGGAATGACCCGGTTTATTGCCGGCGAGAATCCATCCTTTGGAATGTGTAATGAAGCACTATTTGAAAAGGCAAAGGCAAATCTTGATTCGTTTTTTTTCGTCGGTATAAATGAGAAATACGAAGAGTCAGTGGTATTGCTAGGGAAAAAAATGAACATCCGTTTTCCTTATTATGCTAAAGCAAATGTGAATAAAAAGCGAAGTCCTTTAAGTGAGTTGGATCATGAAACCCGTTTGTTGGTAGACCGTTATTCAATCTGGGATCGCAAACTTTACGATTATGCGTTAGAACGATTTACAAAGGAATTGTCCATGTACCCCGGAGATTTAAATGGAGATATATTAAAGCTGCGTAAGGGTAATGTGTGGGCTGAACGATTCAGAAAGCTGAAAGGAATCATTCGTCGATCTTGA
- a CDS encoding glycosyltransferase has translation MKVVHLNTYTKGGAAIASIRLHRALKQSGIDSTFISLYKDGEMEDSIVDFRDAFNPFSALYYKAKNYLNQQKVKTIIQSKGEWFSRPDTVWKIKNHPLIRSADVIHFHWVSGFLNVEELPQLNGKKLVWTLHDEFPFSGGFHYPPMADALDLSDLILRQKNQISTALLKTDIQFITPSQVLANKVTESNWIRKTPVQVIKNPVPYHEFRITENLDFKSNLNIKNDQPVFLFIADQVNYARKGFHVLREALALVDVPSTTIVVGKGNVPKSINKSEIIQLGEINSTEMLNQIYNTCDFLLNPGLNDIASNTIVEAGLCGKPVVCTPVPAYLELMNEQTGVFASEFSGPAFAIAIERALQMNFDGNIIRQHYLRFHSPEVIAREYNRMYQEW, from the coding sequence ATGAAAGTAGTTCACTTAAATACTTATACAAAAGGCGGAGCGGCAATCGCGTCTATTCGTTTGCATCGGGCATTAAAGCAATCCGGCATCGATTCAACATTTATTTCCCTCTATAAAGATGGAGAAATGGAGGATTCAATTGTTGATTTCCGGGATGCATTTAATCCCTTTTCCGCACTGTATTACAAAGCGAAAAACTACCTGAACCAGCAGAAAGTAAAAACCATCATCCAATCAAAAGGCGAATGGTTTTCGCGTCCGGATACGGTATGGAAAATAAAAAATCATCCATTGATACGATCTGCAGATGTTATTCATTTTCATTGGGTGAGCGGATTTTTAAATGTGGAGGAATTGCCTCAATTGAATGGCAAAAAATTGGTGTGGACCTTGCACGATGAATTTCCTTTTTCCGGGGGATTTCATTATCCTCCAATGGCGGATGCTTTAGACTTGTCAGATTTAATTCTGCGACAGAAAAATCAAATTTCAACTGCACTTTTAAAAACAGATATACAATTTATAACACCATCACAGGTTTTGGCTAATAAAGTGACAGAATCGAATTGGATCAGAAAAACACCCGTACAAGTCATAAAAAATCCTGTTCCGTACCATGAATTTCGAATAACAGAAAATCTAGATTTCAAGAGCAATTTAAATATCAAAAATGATCAGCCTGTATTTCTGTTTATAGCCGATCAGGTTAATTATGCGCGAAAGGGATTTCATGTTTTGAGAGAAGCACTTGCTCTGGTCGATGTTCCTTCAACAACTATAGTGGTTGGAAAAGGTAATGTTCCAAAATCAATTAATAAATCTGAAATTATTCAACTGGGAGAAATTAACTCGACCGAAATGCTGAATCAGATTTATAATACCTGCGATTTTTTATTAAATCCTGGATTGAATGATATTGCCTCAAATACCATTGTAGAAGCAGGTTTATGCGGGAAGCCTGTTGTATGTACGCCTGTTCCGGCCTATCTGGAATTAATGAATGAGCAAACGGGAGTTTTTGCCAGTGAGTTTTCAGGACCAGCTTTCGCTATTGCAATTGAAAGGGCTTTACAGATGAATTTCGACGGGAATATAATCCGTCAACACTATCTTCGTTTTCATTCACCAGAAGTCATCGCCAGGGAATATAACCGAATGTATCAGGAATGGTAA
- a CDS encoding sulfotransferase domain-containing protein produces MRYWRKSNENKFLNGQLKATSSHPSILFIAPNKSGSSISATIISEILLREGLIQLDWEGYYACTEPDIKNTHFSGKQFRDLQLPETGFFIGPLRRSIEIPESSPIRVIIQIRDPRDILVSHYYSMTRSHPVLTENYLKRKLEASHKTIDQHVLDEAPRFRQLFTELIRSYFHTNNALFIRYEEMVELPEEWIKKTMNFLSIPLEKHENTISKLNHHFTQGEGENKHKRQVKPGNFREQLLPETIDALNHEFSEILRTFNYSIS; encoded by the coding sequence TTGCGTTATTGGAGAAAAAGCAATGAAAACAAGTTTTTAAATGGACAATTAAAAGCCACAAGCTCTCATCCTTCCATACTTTTTATTGCTCCCAATAAATCAGGCTCATCCATTTCCGCAACGATTATTTCCGAAATTCTATTGAGGGAAGGATTGATTCAATTGGATTGGGAAGGATACTATGCATGCACCGAACCGGATATTAAAAACACTCACTTTTCCGGAAAACAATTTCGTGATTTACAATTACCCGAAACCGGATTTTTCATTGGTCCACTACGCCGATCCATTGAAATCCCTGAATCATCCCCAATTCGTGTTATTATTCAAATTCGCGATCCGAGAGACATACTAGTTTCTCACTATTATTCCATGACCAGGAGTCACCCTGTTTTAACAGAAAACTATCTGAAACGAAAACTAGAGGCCAGTCATAAAACAATCGATCAACATGTCCTCGACGAAGCTCCTCGATTCAGACAATTGTTTACCGAACTAATCAGATCATATTTTCATACAAATAATGCCTTGTTCATTCGGTATGAAGAAATGGTGGAATTGCCGGAAGAATGGATAAAAAAAACAATGAATTTCTTATCAATTCCATTGGAAAAACATGAAAATACCATCTCAAAACTCAACCATCATTTCACCCAGGGTGAAGGGGAAAACAAACATAAGCGGCAAGTGAAACCAGGGAATTTCAGAGAACAATTATTACCGGAGACGATTGATGCTTTAAACCACGAATTTTCCGAAATTCTGCGTACTTTCAACTATTCCATTTCATGA
- a CDS encoding sulfotransferase, translated as MPEAFIIGAQKAGTTSLYQTLQHYPSVLPAKRKEHYFFHNEAHFKRGINWYKSGFASRWYAHSEYKKVKSSCFSIDATANYFEFPETAARIKSVIPQAKIIVLLRNPVHRAYSHYRMSVKLGFEKADFYTALLQEMDRIQWGEKKGGHNFAYQRLGYASKGKYAFLLKDWINHFGSQLLIVCSEELFLSPGEIMEKITRHLGISYIKEIKFEHENAGTESEIPDQAKDFLQRFFLEHNQELRQLLNRDFPW; from the coding sequence ATGCCTGAAGCCTTCATCATTGGGGCGCAAAAGGCTGGGACTACATCGCTATACCAAACACTTCAGCATTATCCTTCGGTTTTACCTGCTAAACGCAAGGAACATTATTTTTTTCATAATGAAGCTCATTTTAAACGGGGAATCAATTGGTATAAATCCGGATTTGCTTCCAGATGGTACGCACATAGTGAGTATAAAAAAGTTAAGTCGTCATGTTTTTCTATTGACGCAACGGCTAATTATTTTGAATTTCCAGAAACAGCCGCCAGAATTAAGTCGGTAATTCCCCAAGCAAAAATTATTGTCCTGCTGAGAAACCCGGTCCACCGTGCTTATTCTCATTACAGAATGTCGGTAAAACTGGGATTTGAAAAGGCTGATTTTTACACGGCGCTTTTGCAGGAGATGGATCGGATTCAATGGGGAGAGAAAAAGGGTGGACATAATTTTGCTTATCAGCGACTCGGTTATGCCTCTAAAGGGAAATATGCCTTTTTGCTCAAGGATTGGATAAATCATTTCGGTAGCCAATTGTTGATTGTTTGTAGCGAAGAATTGTTTCTTTCACCTGGTGAAATAATGGAAAAAATCACCCGGCATTTAGGAATATCCTATATCAAGGAGATTAAGTTTGAGCATGAAAATGCAGGAACGGAATCTGAAATACCGGATCAGGCCAAAGATTTTTTGCAGCGATTTTTTTTGGAACACAATCAGGAGCTCAGGCAACTATTAAACCGTGATTTTCCATGGTAA
- a CDS encoding glycosyltransferase family 2 protein has product MNQKRIDISIVVPVYNSSESLSELFQRIQNEMSRLQLEFEIIFVDDASKDNSWEIIQKLKTEHAGTITGVRMARNTGQHLALMCGFNFAKGNLLVTMDDDLQQSPEDIEKLIRKQSETSADLVYGVYPKRSSTMMRKTGSYFIRKASKYTAQTIGEGSSFRLFNRNLVDKIRDHFHSFVFIDELVYWHTTEIETVEVSHSPRKSGKSGYSIFSLTKMFSDIVINYTAIPLRIMTWGGVTLSIISFLMGIWFILKKIFLKTTVPGFTATIVVVLFSTSILLICMGIIGQYLYKIFNHQMGKPPYTIRKVI; this is encoded by the coding sequence ATGAATCAAAAACGAATCGATATTTCAATTGTTGTTCCTGTCTATAACAGCAGTGAATCACTTTCTGAATTATTTCAGCGCATTCAGAATGAAATGTCGCGTCTGCAGCTTGAATTTGAAATCATTTTTGTTGATGACGCCAGTAAGGATAATTCCTGGGAAATCATTCAGAAATTAAAAACTGAACATGCAGGAACAATTACGGGAGTCCGAATGGCAAGAAATACAGGTCAGCATTTAGCCTTAATGTGCGGATTCAATTTTGCAAAGGGGAATTTATTGGTGACGATGGATGACGATCTGCAGCAATCACCGGAGGACATCGAAAAACTTATTCGGAAACAAAGTGAGACTTCCGCCGATTTAGTTTATGGTGTTTATCCCAAACGCTCTTCAACCATGATGCGTAAAACTGGAAGTTACTTTATCCGAAAAGCCTCCAAATACACAGCACAAACGATAGGGGAAGGCTCTTCGTTCAGATTATTTAACCGCAACCTTGTCGATAAAATCAGAGATCATTTTCACTCCTTTGTTTTTATAGATGAATTGGTGTATTGGCATACCACTGAAATTGAAACTGTAGAAGTGAGTCACTCTCCACGTAAGTCCGGTAAATCGGGATACTCTATTTTTTCATTGACAAAAATGTTCTCCGATATCGTGATTAATTATACGGCCATTCCGTTACGAATTATGACCTGGGGTGGGGTTACGCTTTCAATTATTTCTTTTTTAATGGGTATTTGGTTTATCCTCAAAAAAATATTTTTAAAAACAACTGTACCCGGATTTACGGCAACCATTGTTGTTGTATTGTTTTCCACCAGTATATTATTGATATGTATGGGTATTATCGGGCAATACCTTTATAAAATATTTAATCACCAAATGGGGAAACCACCTTATACCATTCGAAAAGTGATCTGA